One genomic window of Prochlorococcus sp. MIT 0801 includes the following:
- a CDS encoding high light inducible protein codes for MQPSNKTILERSIGRPAMMAFVLLTGIYLTTGQLIPGVV; via the coding sequence ATGCAACCATCTAACAAAACAATCCTAGAAAGAAGCATCGGCAGACCAGCCATGATGGCATTCGTTCTACTAACAGGTATCTACCTAACAACCGGTCAACTTATCCCAGGTGTTGTTTAA
- a CDS encoding high light inducible protein, with protein MTTQNNSSGRNIDPEKVTAERLNGYAALFGCIALVGAYATTGQIIPGFV; from the coding sequence ATGACTACTCAAAACAACAGCAGCGGCAGAAACATTGATCCTGAAAAGGTAACTGCAGAAAGACTTAATGGCTATGCAGCATTGTTTGGATGCATTGCTTTAGTTGGTGCTTACGCAACAACAGGACAAATTATCCCAGGTTTCGTTTAA
- a CDS encoding high light inducible protein, with product MKNQITETPRVEDGKVIAERLNGLAASIGCLALVGAYLTTGQIIPGFV from the coding sequence ATGAAAAATCAAATTACTGAAACTCCAAGAGTAGAAGATGGCAAGGTGATTGCAGAAAGACTTAATGGCTTAGCTGCATCGATTGGCTGTTTAGCCCTTGTTGGAGCATATTTAACAACAGGTCAAATCATTCCAGGTTTCGTTTAA
- a CDS encoding chlorophyll a/b-binding protein, whose product MNKETNYWKTAEQMNGRLAMMGFFAAVINYGITGWIIPGIV is encoded by the coding sequence ATGAACAAAGAAACTAACTACTGGAAAACAGCCGAGCAAATGAATGGCCGCCTTGCGATGATGGGCTTCTTTGCAGCTGTGATTAACTACGGAATAACAGGCTGGATCATTCCAGGAATAGTTTAA
- the aroQ gene encoding type II 3-dehydroquinate dehydratase: MDLLLINGPNLNLVGKREPSIYGAQTLEDIQEDLLTSAIDLDVKLKFFQSNSEGDMIDCIQKSVGSIDGILINAGAYTHTSIALRDALLGVAIPYVEVHLSNIYSREEFRHKSFLSDKALGLVCGFGANSYQLALEGIVSYLKRV; this comes from the coding sequence ATGGATCTTTTACTTATTAATGGCCCTAATTTGAATCTTGTTGGAAAAAGAGAACCATCCATATATGGCGCGCAAACTTTAGAGGACATTCAAGAAGACCTATTAACTTCAGCTATTGATCTTGATGTAAAGCTCAAATTCTTTCAAAGTAATTCAGAAGGCGACATGATTGATTGCATTCAAAAGAGCGTTGGTTCTATTGACGGAATATTGATTAATGCAGGTGCTTATACACATACTTCTATTGCTCTAAGAGATGCTTTATTAGGAGTTGCTATTCCTTATGTGGAAGTACATTTAAGTAATATTTATTCTAGGGAAGAATTTCGCCATAAATCATTCCTTTCAGATAAAGCATTGGGTTTGGTTTGTGGCTTTGGAGCAAATAGTTATCAACTTGCTCTAGAGGGGATAGTTTCTTATTTAAAGCGAGTCTAA
- a CDS encoding tRNA-(ms[2]io[6]A)-hydroxylase — MNNSKSQVPGQSKIRWLKNKTSEDWIDLAISNPMEILLDHAHCERKAAGVALQLMFRYVSEPGLSEVLSPLAREELEHFEMVLSILNARGKKLQKLASPPYGATLAKNICKDEPFRMLDSFLVAGLIEARSHERMKLLSIHSPDIELRNLYADLLKSEARHFGIYWKLADERFDRNLLTSRLGELAKVESDVLLEMHHQPRMHS; from the coding sequence ATGAATAATTCAAAATCTCAAGTTCCAGGGCAATCGAAGATTCGCTGGCTAAAAAATAAAACTTCTGAAGATTGGATAGATCTTGCAATTTCTAACCCAATGGAAATTCTTTTGGATCATGCACATTGTGAAAGAAAGGCTGCTGGAGTAGCTCTACAACTTATGTTTCGTTATGTTAGTGAACCTGGGCTTTCAGAGGTCCTAAGCCCATTAGCTCGAGAGGAGCTTGAACATTTTGAGATGGTTTTGTCTATTTTGAATGCGCGTGGAAAAAAACTTCAAAAATTAGCCTCACCACCCTATGGAGCGACTCTGGCAAAAAACATTTGTAAAGATGAACCATTTCGTATGTTGGATAGCTTTCTGGTTGCAGGACTTATTGAGGCAAGGAGTCATGAAAGAATGAAATTATTGTCTATTCATTCTCCTGATATAGAACTTCGTAATTTATACGCGGACTTACTAAAAAGCGAGGCTAGGCATTTTGGAATTTATTGGAAGTTAGCAGATGAACGCTTTGATCGAAATCTGCTTACTTCTAGGCTTGGAGAATTGGCTAAGGTTGAATCTGATGTTTTATTGGAAATGCATCATCAGCCAAGGATGCATAGCTAA
- the cobI gene encoding precorrin-2 C(20)-methyltransferase, with protein sequence MKALTIAGVGPGDPSLLTLAAVEAIQESTVVSYPVSTREGDSLAEKIASKWITKDKKKLPLHFPMVDDQNTLKSAWRVAGNELMKMVEKGERVVFLAQGDISLFSTGSYLLKELEKYHPKCIVNLIPGVTSFSAAAAISRLPLAFQEEQLLVLPVPGSYEELKVILSDAPHKKKVVVLLKLGKKWQWVKPLLEELDLIKKAIFAERIGSSDQQILRASDLSSGKRPYFSLLLIRQSWPLTMP encoded by the coding sequence ATGAAAGCTTTGACTATTGCTGGCGTAGGACCAGGTGATCCCTCTTTGTTAACTTTGGCAGCAGTTGAGGCCATTCAAGAATCAACAGTTGTTTCTTATCCAGTCTCTACTAGAGAAGGAGACAGTCTTGCTGAAAAAATTGCTTCAAAATGGATAACCAAAGATAAAAAAAAATTACCTTTGCATTTTCCGATGGTTGATGATCAGAACACTTTAAAAAGTGCCTGGCGAGTTGCTGGCAATGAATTAATGAAGATGGTTGAGAAAGGTGAAAGAGTCGTTTTCCTTGCTCAAGGAGATATCTCGCTTTTTTCGACAGGCTCTTATCTTTTAAAGGAGTTAGAAAAATATCATCCAAAATGTATTGTTAATTTAATTCCAGGTGTGACATCTTTTTCTGCAGCTGCCGCGATAAGCAGATTACCACTTGCTTTTCAAGAGGAACAATTACTTGTATTACCAGTTCCAGGATCATATGAAGAATTAAAGGTTATTTTGTCTGATGCACCACATAAAAAAAAGGTAGTTGTGTTACTCAAGCTTGGTAAAAAATGGCAATGGGTCAAACCTTTGCTTGAAGAACTTGATTTAATAAAAAAGGCTATATTCGCTGAAAGAATAGGATCTTCAGATCAACAAATCCTTAGAGCATCTGATTTATCCTCTGGTAAAAGGCCATATTTTTCTTTACTGTTAATTCGACAAAGTTGGCCTTTGACAATGCCCTGA
- the dusB gene encoding tRNA dihydrouridine synthase DusB translates to MKELSPIFLPGNGTPRSLECPVIQSPLAGVSDQIFRNFVRRWAPKALLFTEMVNAKSLELGHGEEKVIELSEENGPIGVQLFDHRPDSMIDAAIKAESSGAFLIDINMGCPVKKIARKGGGSALLKEPELAQLIVKKVSKAISIPLTVKIRLGWCETTSDPVSFALGLQEAGAQLITVHGRTRRQGFSGFANWEAISKIKKSLDIPVIANGDIKNSQDAIKCLEITKADGVMIGRASMGAPWLVGQINEDIKNQKTFKPPDAKMKVSLSLEHLKLLVSKKGNHGLLIARKHMNWTCRGFEGASTLRHKLVRANTPKDAIKLLEDKLLKFN, encoded by the coding sequence ATGAAAGAGTTATCTCCGATTTTTTTGCCAGGCAATGGGACTCCTAGATCTTTAGAGTGTCCGGTTATTCAGTCCCCACTTGCAGGAGTAAGCGATCAAATATTCAGGAACTTTGTTCGTAGATGGGCCCCAAAAGCTTTACTTTTTACCGAAATGGTAAATGCTAAAAGTCTTGAATTAGGTCATGGGGAAGAGAAAGTAATTGAGCTTTCAGAGGAAAATGGTCCAATTGGTGTTCAACTTTTTGACCACAGGCCAGATTCAATGATAGATGCTGCTATCAAAGCCGAATCATCTGGTGCATTTCTTATAGATATCAATATGGGTTGTCCTGTAAAAAAAATTGCCCGAAAAGGAGGAGGAAGTGCTCTATTAAAAGAACCAGAGCTTGCTCAATTAATCGTCAAAAAAGTTTCAAAAGCAATATCAATTCCATTAACAGTAAAAATAAGGTTGGGTTGGTGTGAGACTACAAGTGATCCAGTATCTTTTGCTTTAGGGTTACAAGAGGCTGGAGCACAACTCATAACAGTTCATGGACGAACGAGAAGGCAAGGGTTTTCTGGTTTTGCAAACTGGGAAGCTATATCAAAAATAAAAAAGTCATTAGATATACCTGTAATAGCTAATGGTGATATTAAAAACTCTCAAGATGCTATTAAATGCCTAGAAATTACGAAAGCCGATGGGGTGATGATAGGAAGGGCAAGTATGGGCGCTCCATGGCTGGTTGGGCAAATTAATGAAGACATTAAAAACCAAAAAACTTTTAAACCACCTGACGCAAAGATGAAAGTGAGCTTATCTTTAGAGCACCTAAAATTACTCGTTTCAAAAAAAGGGAATCATGGACTTTTGATTGCTAGGAAACATATGAATTGGACTTGCAGAGGTTTTGAGGGTGCATCTACTCTTCGTCATAAATTAGTTAGAGCAAACACACCAAAAGACGCAATCAAACTACTCGAAGACAAACTGCTTAAATTCAACTAA
- the der gene encoding ribosome biogenesis GTPase Der: MALPIVAIIGRPNVGKSTLVNRLCQSREAIVHDEPGVTRDRTYQDGFWRDRDFKVVDTGGLVFDDDSEFLPEIREQANLALEEAVVSLVIVDGQEGITTADESIAEFLRSHSCKTVVVVNKCESPEQGLSMAAEFWKLGLGEPYPISAIHGVGTGDLLDHVVNLFPSKDLDKVSDSPVQLAIIGRPNVGKSSLLNSICGETRAIVSSIMGTTRDTIDTRITHQGKEWKLVDTAGIRRRRSVNYGPEFFGINRSFKAIERSDVCVLVIDALDGVTEQDQRLAGRIEQEGRACLIVVNKWDAVEKDSHTMSAMEKDIRSKLYFLDWAEMIFTSALTGQRVEGIFALATVAVDQSRRRVTTSVVNEVLTEALKWRSPPTTRGGKQGRLYYGTQVAINPPSFTLFVNEPKLFGETYRRYVERQIREGLGFEGTPIKLFWRGKQQRDVEKDLARQQRGGRN, translated from the coding sequence TTGGCTTTACCAATAGTCGCAATAATTGGACGCCCAAATGTTGGGAAATCTACATTGGTGAATCGCTTATGTCAGAGTAGAGAAGCCATTGTTCATGATGAGCCAGGGGTAACGAGAGATCGAACTTATCAAGATGGATTCTGGAGGGACAGAGATTTTAAAGTTGTGGATACTGGAGGGCTTGTTTTTGATGACGATAGTGAGTTCCTTCCTGAAATTAGAGAGCAAGCTAATCTTGCGCTTGAAGAAGCCGTAGTCTCATTAGTAATTGTTGATGGCCAGGAGGGAATCACTACCGCTGATGAATCGATTGCGGAATTTTTAAGGTCTCATTCCTGCAAAACAGTCGTGGTGGTTAATAAATGTGAATCTCCCGAACAAGGGTTATCAATGGCAGCTGAATTTTGGAAGCTTGGTCTTGGTGAGCCCTATCCGATCTCCGCTATACATGGAGTAGGTACAGGCGATCTGCTTGATCATGTGGTCAATTTGTTTCCATCTAAAGATTTAGATAAAGTTAGTGATTCTCCTGTTCAATTGGCAATTATTGGGAGACCAAATGTAGGCAAGTCAAGTCTTCTTAATTCTATTTGTGGAGAAACAAGGGCGATTGTTAGTTCTATTATGGGTACAACTCGAGATACGATTGATACTCGAATTACTCATCAAGGTAAGGAATGGAAATTAGTTGATACGGCGGGAATACGTAGACGTAGAAGTGTTAATTATGGCCCAGAATTTTTCGGTATTAATCGCAGTTTTAAGGCGATAGAAAGAAGTGATGTCTGTGTGTTGGTTATAGATGCTTTGGACGGTGTCACAGAACAAGATCAAAGGCTTGCAGGTAGAATTGAGCAGGAAGGAAGAGCTTGTTTGATAGTTGTTAACAAATGGGATGCTGTAGAAAAAGATAGTCATACAATGTCTGCAATGGAAAAAGACATTCGTTCAAAATTATATTTTCTCGATTGGGCCGAGATGATCTTTACATCAGCACTTACGGGACAAAGAGTAGAAGGCATTTTTGCATTAGCTACTGTGGCAGTTGATCAGAGTAGAAGAAGGGTAACTACATCAGTTGTTAATGAGGTGCTGACTGAGGCATTAAAATGGAGAAGTCCCCCTACAACAAGAGGTGGGAAGCAAGGGCGTCTTTATTACGGTACTCAAGTAGCTATTAATCCTCCAAGTTTTACTCTTTTCGTGAATGAACCAAAATTGTTTGGGGAAACTTATCGAAGATATGTTGAGAGACAAATTAGAGAGGGTCTTGGTTTTGAAGGGACTCCTATAAAATTATTTTGGAGAGGGAAGCAGCAACGCGATGTCGAAAAAGATTTAGCACGCCAACAGAGAGGGGGCCGAAATTAG
- a CDS encoding energy-coupling factor transporter transmembrane protein EcfT yields MDWLKKIPIGQYVSGKSSWLRNIDPRIKLSWILLFLLTPVLANSLWRISTVFVLLLITFFSFLPPRIWWRSLVFLLAFSLIIGSLSIVLPASQSSFELPIRASNEIPGAIVLTRSWEIFRLGPFNFGGISLGPLIVDRRSAELGIKTSTLIFTVIHSVNLMLITTPPEDLVWSIRWFFAPLTLLGFPLEKLSFQLLLALRFLPLVQEELQNLFRSIGVRAIDFKKLGLKSSLGLFVTLGERLLSNILLRAEQGADSLMSRQGLWLSSEQLRSSIVLNPKYLWVNTSSIFLLLIAIGLRCMYGTS; encoded by the coding sequence ATGGATTGGCTAAAAAAGATTCCAATTGGTCAATATGTCTCTGGCAAATCTAGCTGGCTTCGGAATATTGATCCTCGGATTAAACTCTCTTGGATCTTGTTGTTTTTGTTGACTCCGGTTTTAGCTAATTCCCTTTGGAGAATTTCAACAGTTTTTGTTCTTTTATTGATTACATTTTTTAGTTTCCTCCCTCCACGTATTTGGTGGCGGTCTCTAGTCTTTTTATTGGCGTTTTCTTTGATTATTGGATCCTTATCGATTGTTTTACCTGCTAGTCAATCATCCTTTGAATTGCCTATAAGAGCATCTAATGAAATACCTGGTGCAATTGTGTTGACTAGATCATGGGAGATTTTCAGATTGGGACCATTTAACTTCGGGGGGATTTCATTAGGACCATTGATTGTGGATCGCCGCTCTGCCGAGTTAGGTATTAAAACTTCGACCTTGATTTTTACTGTTATTCACAGTGTGAATTTGATGTTAATTACAACACCTCCTGAAGACCTTGTATGGTCAATAAGGTGGTTTTTTGCACCTTTAACTTTATTGGGATTTCCTTTAGAAAAGCTATCCTTTCAACTGCTTTTAGCTTTACGATTTTTACCTTTAGTTCAAGAAGAGCTCCAAAATCTCTTTCGCTCAATAGGAGTGAGGGCAATTGATTTTAAAAAATTAGGACTTAAAAGTTCATTGGGTTTATTTGTGACTTTAGGTGAAAGACTTTTATCAAATATCTTGCTTAGAGCAGAACAAGGGGCTGATTCTTTAATGTCAAGGCAGGGGCTTTGGCTATCTTCAGAACAACTAAGATCAAGCATTGTGCTTAATCCTAAATATTTGTGGGTTAATACAAGTTCGATTTTTTTGCTTTTGATAGCTATTGGCTTGCGTTGTATGTATGGTACGTCTTAA
- a CDS encoding PipX family protein: MNAERYLNHPTFGMLYLVSPASNGRDVYATLYAQKIFFLVTLQPRGATFEVIPYMDARHYSEMHMAKCRREKSSDMDVWQELFNQTFM, translated from the coding sequence TTGAACGCTGAGCGCTATCTAAATCATCCAACTTTTGGCATGCTATATCTAGTGTCACCAGCAAGTAATGGTAGAGACGTATATGCAACGCTATATGCACAGAAAATATTTTTTTTAGTTACTTTGCAACCACGGGGAGCAACTTTTGAAGTGATTCCATATATGGATGCTCGACATTATTCGGAAATGCATATGGCTAAATGTAGACGAGAAAAATCCTCAGATATGGACGTTTGGCAAGAACTATTTAATCAAACTTTTATGTAA
- a CDS encoding YggS family pyridoxal phosphate-dependent enzyme produces MILTGSNEFKIIKDSLPLGVNLLAVSKGHEHESIRKLSGYGQLDFGESRLQEAIPKKIYLSDLKQLRWHFVGTLQKNKVRGVIKAFDFIHSVDSLPLLERISRISQEEQKSPNVFLQVKFKNDPNKGGFLKEDLLKSWSKIISLKNINLIGLMTIPPIVLNSYQRKDLFCECRNFANHLGLKDCSMGMSNDWQEAIQGGATWIRLGSLLFGKRHNR; encoded by the coding sequence TTGATTTTGACTGGCTCTAATGAATTTAAGATAATTAAAGACTCATTACCCCTTGGGGTAAATTTACTTGCTGTAAGCAAGGGGCATGAGCATGAATCGATACGTAAACTTTCTGGTTATGGACAGTTGGATTTTGGAGAAAGTCGTTTGCAAGAGGCTATCCCTAAAAAAATCTATCTAAGTGATCTAAAGCAACTGAGATGGCATTTTGTTGGAACATTGCAAAAAAATAAAGTTAGAGGAGTTATTAAAGCATTTGACTTTATTCATTCTGTTGACTCATTGCCTTTGCTTGAAAGAATTTCAAGAATTTCACAAGAAGAGCAAAAATCTCCGAATGTATTTTTACAAGTAAAATTTAAAAATGACCCCAACAAGGGTGGATTTTTAAAAGAAGATCTTTTGAAAAGTTGGTCTAAGATTATTTCTTTAAAGAATATTAATTTGATTGGATTAATGACAATTCCACCAATAGTTCTTAATTCCTATCAAAGAAAAGATTTGTTTTGCGAATGTAGGAATTTTGCAAATCATTTGGGATTAAAGGATTGCTCAATGGGAATGAGCAATGATTGGCAAGAAGCTATTCAAGGTGGTGCTACTTGGATTCGATTGGGATCTCTTTTGTTTGGTAAACGTCACAATAGATAA
- a CDS encoding cell division protein SepF has protein sequence MSLISRLRAVVAGDDFLDSDFDELDYETSDDFENFNRGNKEGSAEMATISQTNPFDGRGGFPSSNVIGMPGISTNDSEVSLMEPRSFDEMPRVIQALRERKTVILNLTMMEPDQAQRAVDFVAGGTFAIDGHQERVGESIFLFAPSCVTVTNSFQEEASPSSMSNKGNDLISKETSPAPEPAWGETVATAL, from the coding sequence GTGTCGCTTATTTCCCGTCTTCGTGCTGTCGTCGCTGGCGATGACTTTTTAGATAGTGATTTTGATGAGCTCGATTACGAAACAAGTGATGACTTTGAGAATTTCAATAGAGGCAATAAAGAAGGAAGTGCAGAAATGGCGACCATCTCTCAGACCAATCCTTTTGATGGAAGGGGTGGTTTCCCTTCCTCAAACGTTATTGGTATGCCTGGAATCTCAACAAATGATTCTGAAGTTAGTTTGATGGAACCCCGAAGCTTTGATGAAATGCCAAGAGTAATCCAAGCTTTGAGGGAGCGTAAAACAGTTATCTTAAATCTCACAATGATGGAGCCTGATCAGGCTCAAAGAGCAGTTGATTTTGTCGCAGGAGGAACGTTTGCTATCGATGGACATCAAGAAAGAGTCGGAGAGAGTATTTTTCTTTTTGCACCTTCTTGCGTAACAGTAACTAATTCTTTTCAAGAGGAAGCTTCTCCTTCAAGTATGAGTAATAAAGGTAATGATTTGATTTCCAAGGAAACCTCTCCTGCTCCAGAGCCAGCTTGGGGGGAGACAGTGGCTACTGCTCTGTGA
- the proC gene encoding pyrroline-5-carboxylate reductase has protein sequence MEISIGIIGLGSMAKAIVSPLLERGEYHPQHVLGIVRRSSSIVSALNDLPKEVKVVSSQDSLSKEVWKAPLKILAVKPQQLSQIKESVSSFQSNDQFPKPLLISVLAGITLKRLKKAFPRHTCVRAVPNTPSLVGQGLTGLAWPDDMTLDQKQVVRKIFEPISEIYELEEQKLDSFLALTSSGPAYIALVVEAMADGAVAAGLPRHLSNQLAHKTLSGTASLLREKSLHPAELKDMVASPAGTTISALRHLELAGLRSALIEAVVLAAQKSRQLAEEVSS, from the coding sequence TTGGAAATTTCTATTGGGATAATTGGCCTTGGCAGTATGGCTAAGGCTATTGTTTCTCCTCTTTTGGAGAGAGGGGAATATCATCCTCAACATGTTTTAGGAATTGTTCGTAGGAGCTCAAGTATTGTATCTGCATTGAATGATCTTCCAAAGGAAGTAAAAGTAGTATCTAGCCAAGATTCTTTGTCTAAAGAAGTATGGAAAGCCCCTTTGAAAATATTGGCTGTAAAACCTCAACAACTCAGCCAAATCAAGGAATCTGTTTCATCATTTCAGTCGAATGATCAGTTTCCTAAACCGTTATTAATTTCAGTGTTAGCTGGCATAACCTTGAAAAGGCTTAAGAAAGCTTTTCCTAGGCACACATGTGTAAGAGCAGTACCCAATACCCCTTCTCTTGTCGGCCAAGGGCTTACTGGTTTGGCCTGGCCAGATGATATGACTTTGGATCAAAAGCAAGTTGTTAGAAAGATTTTTGAACCTATTAGTGAAATTTACGAGTTAGAGGAGCAAAAGCTTGATTCTTTTTTGGCTTTAACTTCTTCAGGACCTGCCTATATAGCTTTAGTGGTTGAAGCAATGGCTGATGGGGCTGTGGCCGCAGGATTGCCACGACACTTATCCAATCAATTGGCTCACAAAACCCTTTCAGGCACAGCATCCTTGCTAAGAGAAAAAAGTTTGCATCCTGCTGAGCTTAAAGATATGGTCGCCTCTCCTGCAGGTACTACAATTAGTGCTCTTCGACACCTTGAACTTGCGGGCTTGAGATCCGCCTTGATTGAAGCAGTTGTTTTGGCAGCTCAGAAGAGTCGTCAATTGGCTGAAGAGGTTTCGAGTTAG
- a CDS encoding glycosyltransferase family 4 protein, with protein sequence MTHIAWLGKKTPFCGNVCYGLSTTEELRERGHQTSFIHFDNPMRDGNNKTSLLANDPDVSLPYLIKSQVYTIPSLNAQRELRESLSRLKPDLVHASLTLSPLDFRLPELCHQLNLPLIATFHPAFDSKLRNLTANTQQLTYQLYAPSLAKYDKVIVFSDLQAEVLAKLGVKKSRLEVIPNGIDIKKWNPLEPSNSQNELQLELREKLGSERIFIYMGRIASEKNVEALLRAWRFVQPKGCRLVIVGDGPLRPTLENHSTFNKEDNVIWWGYEADQEKRVALLQIAEVFLLPSLVEGLSIALLEAMATGTACVATDAGADGEVLKNGAGIILNTEGVTSQLRTLLPVLRDQPVLTRELGRRARLRVEEKYTLQQNIDSLETLYANILRSSNSKPLQPIDDSSELPKQLLQSRRISSPQVQGVEEH encoded by the coding sequence TTGACCCATATCGCCTGGCTAGGCAAAAAAACACCTTTTTGCGGGAACGTCTGTTATGGACTGAGTACTACTGAAGAGCTTAGAGAAAGAGGACATCAAACCAGTTTTATTCACTTTGATAACCCAATGAGAGATGGGAATAATAAAACTTCCCTACTAGCAAATGATCCTGATGTAAGTCTTCCTTATTTAATAAAATCTCAGGTTTATACAATCCCTTCTTTAAATGCTCAAAGAGAGCTTAGAGAATCTCTCTCAAGACTTAAACCTGATTTAGTACATGCGAGTCTAACTCTCTCTCCATTGGATTTTCGACTACCTGAGCTTTGTCATCAACTTAATCTACCCTTGATAGCAACTTTTCACCCCGCTTTCGATTCAAAGCTCAGAAATCTAACTGCAAACACACAGCAACTTACCTACCAACTTTATGCACCATCATTAGCTAAGTATGACAAAGTCATTGTTTTTTCAGACTTGCAAGCAGAGGTTCTCGCAAAACTAGGAGTTAAAAAAAGCAGACTCGAAGTAATCCCTAATGGAATTGACATAAAGAAATGGAACCCCCTTGAGCCAAGCAATTCACAAAATGAGCTTCAACTTGAATTAAGAGAAAAGCTCGGCTCTGAGAGAATATTTATCTATATGGGTAGAATAGCTTCTGAAAAAAATGTTGAAGCCTTATTACGTGCATGGAGATTTGTCCAGCCAAAAGGATGTCGACTAGTAATAGTAGGCGATGGACCACTTAGGCCAACACTCGAAAATCATTCAACCTTTAATAAAGAAGATAATGTGATTTGGTGGGGATACGAAGCTGATCAAGAGAAAAGAGTAGCTCTTCTCCAAATCGCTGAGGTGTTTTTACTTCCAAGTCTTGTAGAGGGACTATCTATCGCTTTACTCGAAGCCATGGCAACTGGAACAGCATGCGTCGCGACAGATGCTGGAGCAGATGGAGAAGTTCTAAAAAATGGAGCAGGAATCATACTTAACACTGAGGGGGTTACTTCTCAATTAAGGACCCTATTGCCTGTTTTACGCGATCAACCAGTGCTAACCCGCGAATTGGGTAGACGTGCTCGTTTGAGAGTAGAAGAAAAATATACACTTCAACAAAATATTGACTCACTTGAAACTCTATATGCAAATATTCTTAGGTCATCTAACTCGAAACCTCTTCAGCCAATTGACGACTCTTCTGAGCTGCCAAAACAACTGCTTCAATCAAGGCGGATCTCAAGCCCGCAAGTTCAAGGTGTCGAAGAGCACTAA
- the recO gene encoding DNA repair protein RecO, protein MNSNQRMKGLSLKVGPLGENDRLLTILSEENGISRLAIPGARKPKSRLGATSPFNLLDLHIVGKKNLRRVTQIKIIKSYGNLGKSIETLSAAQAISELIMIMVGNEDPQQDLLNLVLIHLNRLDELHKTEFDSLEALAISVQSCIHLLALGGYCLPLQNCCHSGFKLIPPIGEWNWRCSFIPEEGFAIGTMPNARTELNPSELALLQRLLLEKVPFHSNGKLLGPKNVWLKLLEIVEAWIETHLQRRITSLQMMREIIISNDLNN, encoded by the coding sequence ATGAATTCAAATCAGAGGATGAAAGGATTGTCTTTAAAAGTTGGGCCTCTCGGCGAAAATGACAGGCTTTTAACCATACTTAGTGAAGAAAATGGAATATCTCGTCTTGCAATACCAGGAGCAAGAAAACCAAAAAGCAGACTAGGAGCGACATCACCTTTTAATTTGTTAGATTTACATATAGTCGGAAAAAAAAATCTTAGGCGAGTTACGCAAATAAAGATTATTAAGAGTTATGGAAACCTTGGGAAAAGCATCGAAACACTCTCAGCAGCACAAGCAATTTCAGAGCTAATTATGATTATGGTTGGGAATGAAGACCCGCAACAAGATTTACTTAATCTGGTTTTAATACATTTAAATAGATTAGATGAATTACATAAAACAGAATTTGATTCATTAGAAGCTTTAGCAATAAGCGTTCAATCGTGTATTCATTTATTGGCTTTAGGCGGATATTGCTTACCACTTCAAAACTGTTGTCATTCTGGCTTCAAACTTATACCCCCTATTGGAGAATGGAACTGGAGGTGTAGCTTTATTCCTGAAGAAGGTTTTGCAATTGGAACAATGCCTAATGCACGCACTGAGCTGAATCCATCTGAACTAGCTTTACTTCAAAGACTTTTACTAGAAAAAGTACCTTTCCACAGTAATGGAAAATTATTAGGTCCTAAAAATGTCTGGTTAAAGCTGCTGGAAATTGTTGAAGCCTGGATTGAAACTCATTTACAAAGAAGAATTACATCTCTTCAAATGATGAGAGAGATAATAATTAGTAATGATCTAAATAATTAA